A stretch of the Clostridia bacterium genome encodes the following:
- a CDS encoding pitrilysin family protein, producing the protein MHKMVSFPNGLRLIMKKLDFLRSVSIGVWVGAGSAYENQQNNGISHFIEHMLFKGTTTRTAFEIADSVDKIGAQINAFTAKECTCFYTKSIDEHLEKCIEILSDMFFNSTFVETELEKEKKVVIEEISMVEDSPEDVCHENLSKLFFEGNPLGRPIIGNAENVNSFDKTKINGYMKDHYCPQNVVIAIAGNFDFERVTDLVTKYFSNVFDKSEYCLKSQVASKHVSVPKGGYKIKQIEQASIALGFPSPDFNSKDTHPMMILSNVLGGSMSSKLFQKVREELGLAYSVYTFMSSYKNNGIFSVYCGTNPQNIEKAITTVVSELRKTLKDGITMEEFKRGREQLKGTFILGQENTTSIMNVYGKTLLISDEIFDLDKKLNDINSVTLDEVMNIAHKYLDFSKACVSCVSNREAGDLLQLLN; encoded by the coding sequence ATGCATAAGATGGTTTCATTTCCAAATGGCTTAAGATTGATTATGAAAAAATTGGATTTTTTGAGATCTGTTTCCATTGGTGTTTGGGTAGGTGCCGGCAGTGCTTATGAAAATCAACAAAACAATGGTATATCTCATTTTATAGAACATATGCTTTTTAAAGGAACTACAACAAGAACTGCATTTGAAATAGCTGATTCAGTTGATAAAATAGGTGCTCAAATAAATGCATTTACAGCAAAAGAATGCACTTGTTTTTATACCAAATCTATTGATGAACATCTTGAAAAATGTATTGAGATATTAAGCGATATGTTTTTCAATTCAACCTTTGTTGAGACTGAATTAGAAAAAGAGAAAAAAGTAGTTATAGAAGAAATTTCAATGGTAGAAGATTCTCCAGAAGATGTTTGTCATGAAAATCTTTCAAAACTGTTTTTTGAAGGCAATCCTTTGGGACGTCCGATAATCGGAAATGCTGAAAATGTCAATAGCTTTGACAAGACAAAAATAAATGGATATATGAAAGACCATTATTGTCCTCAAAATGTGGTTATCGCAATCGCAGGTAATTTTGATTTCGAACGAGTTACTGACCTTGTTACAAAATATTTTTCTAATGTTTTTGATAAATCTGAGTATTGCTTAAAATCACAAGTTGCGTCAAAGCATGTTTCAGTACCTAAAGGTGGTTATAAAATTAAGCAAATAGAACAAGCAAGCATAGCGCTAGGTTTCCCTTCTCCGGACTTTAACTCAAAAGATACACATCCTATGATGATTTTGTCCAATGTTTTGGGCGGTTCTATGAGTTCAAAGTTATTCCAAAAGGTGAGAGAAGAACTTGGACTTGCTTATTCTGTCTATACATTTATGTCTTCATATAAAAATAACGGTATTTTCTCTGTTTATTGCGGAACCAATCCTCAAAATATTGAAAAGGCAATCACTACAGTAGTTTCAGAACTTAGAAAAACATTAAAAGATGGAATTACTATGGAAGAGTTTAAGCGCGGCAGAGAACAGCTAAAAGGCACCTTTATTTTGGGACAGGAAAATACCACATCAATAATGAATGTTTATGGCAAGACACTGTTAATTTCAGATGAAATCTTTGATCTAGATAAAAAATTAAATGATATTAATTCTGTTACCTTGGATGAGGTTATGAATATCGCTCATAAATATTTGGATTTCTCTAAAGCTTGTGTTTCATGCGTATCTAATCGCGAAGCAGGAGATTTGTTACAGCTTCTTAATTAA
- a CDS encoding DAK2 domain-containing protein, translated as MSKNINGATLRKLILSSAKLLDQNKSYVDSLNVFPVPDGDTGTNMSLTMLSASKEIENCPNNNIIDLSNALSKGALRGARGNSGVILSQIFKGMTSIFVQENEDITPKIFARALKEGSDVAYKAVTKPKEGTILTVIRGIADHALSITKKSITMEDFLKSIIDFGEQVLLQTPEMLPVLKKAGVVDAGGRGLLIILTGFYNVITNIESTEVLEFNDKISDKPINNYMQFHADLENLEDIEFAYCTEFFIINIYKKTTEADIDRFREKLMTIGDCVLVIGDLSLVKVHVHTNNPGTALQSALELGELDKIKIENMLEQNRAIKHAKEELKPMGMVSVCAGEGLTNIFKDLMVDYIIEGGQTMNPSADDIAKAADNVMAENVFIFPNNKNIILAAEQAKEISKRNLIVIPTVNIPQGIACALSFDPEADLQKNTETMMESLQSVKAGQVTYAVRSTTLSDDMRLEQGDIIGIDSKDIVAKGQDVNTVTKELVDKMMDKDVSNITLYFGYDVSQEDAESVVEELSKKYPKCDVDCHFGGQPLYYYIIALE; from the coding sequence ATGTCAAAAAATATTAATGGTGCAACGCTTAGAAAATTAATTTTAAGCAGTGCTAAGCTGTTGGATCAAAATAAGAGCTATGTAGATTCATTGAATGTCTTTCCTGTACCGGATGGCGATACCGGAACAAATATGTCATTAACAATGTTATCTGCATCAAAAGAAATTGAAAATTGTCCTAATAATAATATTATTGATCTTTCTAATGCACTTTCAAAAGGTGCTTTACGCGGTGCAAGAGGAAATTCGGGCGTAATTCTATCTCAGATATTTAAAGGTATGACTTCGATTTTTGTTCAGGAAAATGAAGATATTACTCCTAAGATTTTTGCAAGAGCTTTGAAAGAAGGATCAGACGTAGCTTATAAAGCAGTAACCAAACCCAAAGAAGGAACAATACTTACAGTTATCAGAGGAATTGCAGATCATGCACTATCAATAACCAAAAAGTCAATTACCATGGAAGACTTCTTAAAATCCATAATTGATTTTGGTGAACAAGTTCTGCTTCAAACACCTGAAATGCTGCCGGTTTTGAAAAAGGCAGGTGTAGTTGATGCCGGTGGGCGTGGTTTGCTTATTATCTTAACAGGATTTTATAATGTTATAACCAATATAGAATCTACCGAAGTTCTTGAATTTAATGATAAGATATCAGATAAACCCATAAATAATTATATGCAGTTCCATGCAGATTTAGAAAATCTAGAAGATATAGAATTTGCATATTGCACTGAATTTTTTATAATCAATATTTATAAGAAAACTACCGAAGCAGACATAGATAGATTCCGTGAAAAGCTTATGACTATTGGCGACTGTGTCTTGGTTATTGGTGATTTGTCCTTGGTAAAGGTGCATGTTCATACTAATAATCCTGGAACAGCACTTCAAAGCGCATTGGAACTTGGAGAATTAGACAAGATCAAAATTGAAAATATGCTTGAACAAAACCGTGCAATAAAACATGCTAAGGAAGAGCTAAAGCCTATGGGCATGGTTAGTGTTTGTGCAGGAGAGGGTTTGACTAACATTTTCAAGGACCTTATGGTTGATTATATAATTGAAGGCGGACAAACTATGAATCCCAGTGCGGATGATATAGCAAAAGCCGCCGACAATGTAATGGCAGAAAATGTTTTTATTTTCCCCAATAATAAAAACATAATATTGGCTGCAGAACAAGCAAAAGAAATAAGTAAACGTAATTTGATTGTTATACCTACAGTTAATATTCCTCAAGGAATTGCTTGTGCATTAAGCTTTGATCCAGAGGCTGATTTACAAAAAAATACCGAGACCATGATGGAATCGTTACAATCTGTAAAGGCTGGTCAAGTAACTTATGCTGTAAGAAGCACAACTTTGAGCGACGATATGCGGCTTGAACAGGGCGATATCATTGGTATTGACAGCAAGGATATTGTTGCAAAAGGTCAAGATGTCAACACTGTTACTAAAGAATTAGTTGACAAAATGATGGACAAAGATGTATCCAACATCACATTGTATTTTGGCTATGATGTAAGTCAAGAAGACGCAGAAAGCGTTGTAGAAGAATTGAGCAAAAAATATCCCAAGTGTGATGTCGATTGCCATTTTGGCGGTCAGCCATTATATTACTATATAATTGCTTTAGAATAA
- the eno gene encoding phosphopyruvate hydratase → MASTSIKNIFAREVIDSRGNPTVEAIVTLESGAQGVAAVPSGASTGMFEAVELRDGDKKRYLGKGVLTAVNNVNTEIFNALKGRDALDYAANDKIMIELDGTDNKGRLGANAILAVSLAASKAAANSLGVPLYKYLGGESAQGLPVPMCNILNGGAHASNNIDVQEFMIMPVNATSFTEGIRWCAEVFHNLAKVLKGKGLSTAVGDEGGFAPNLNSNEEVLDTIMQAIENAGYKPGVDIKIAIDAASSEWYTEQGDYFLPKNKVRLTRDELVDYWDKLSTKYPIISLEDGLAEEDWEGWKKLTETIGGRVQLVGDDLFVTNTKRLSKGIENKVANSILIKPNQIGSLSETINAVKMAQNAGYTAILSHRSGETEDTTIADLAVATGATQIKTGSLSRSERIAKFNRLMYIEYELGKAAKYPGLDAFYQLKK, encoded by the coding sequence ATGGCATCAACTTCAATTAAAAACATTTTTGCCCGTGAAGTAATTGATTCTCGTGGAAACCCCACAGTAGAAGCAATAGTTACACTAGAATCTGGAGCACAAGGTGTTGCAGCAGTACCTTCTGGTGCATCAACTGGTATGTTCGAAGCCGTTGAATTAAGAGACGGTGACAAAAAGAGATATTTGGGTAAAGGTGTATTGACCGCAGTTAATAATGTCAATACAGAAATATTTAACGCATTAAAAGGTCGTGACGCGCTTGATTATGCTGCTAACGACAAGATAATGATTGAATTGGACGGAACAGACAACAAAGGTCGTTTGGGTGCAAACGCAATTTTGGCTGTTTCTTTGGCTGCTTCAAAGGCCGCTGCAAACTCTTTGGGCGTTCCCCTTTATAAATATCTAGGCGGAGAAAGCGCTCAAGGTTTACCTGTTCCTATGTGCAACATACTTAACGGTGGCGCTCATGCTTCCAACAACATTGACGTTCAGGAATTTATGATTATGCCTGTCAATGCTACTTCCTTTACTGAAGGAATTAGATGGTGCGCAGAAGTATTCCATAACCTAGCTAAGGTTTTAAAAGGCAAGGGTCTTTCAACTGCTGTTGGTGATGAAGGCGGCTTTGCTCCTAACTTAAACAGCAATGAAGAAGTTCTTGATACAATTATGCAAGCTATTGAAAATGCAGGTTATAAGCCTGGCGTTGATATCAAGATTGCTATCGATGCTGCTTCTAGCGAATGGTACACAGAACAAGGCGACTACTTCTTGCCTAAGAACAAAGTAAGACTTACTCGTGATGAACTCGTTGATTATTGGGACAAGTTATCAACTAAGTATCCTATCATTTCTTTGGAAGACGGTCTTGCTGAAGAAGATTGGGAAGGCTGGAAAAAGCTAACAGAAACTATTGGCGGACGCGTTCAATTAGTTGGCGATGACTTATTTGTTACCAACACTAAGAGACTTTCAAAAGGTATTGAAAACAAAGTTGCTAACTCAATTCTTATTAAGCCCAACCAGATCGGTAGCTTAAGCGAAACCATCAACGCAGTTAAGATGGCTCAAAACGCAGGATATACCGCAATTTTATCACATAGAAGCGGTGAAACTGAAGATACAACAATTGCAGACTTGGCTGTTGCTACAGGCGCAACCCAAATCAAAACAGGTTCATTGTCAAGAAGTGAAAGAATTGCTAAGTTCAATCGCTTGATGTATATCGAATATGAACTTGGAAAAGCTGCAAAATATCCTGGACTTGATGCTTTCTATCAATTGAAAAAATAA
- a CDS encoding Asp23/Gls24 family envelope stress response protein, which translates to MSVHTTNAYGKISITEEAIAQVAGYTALDCYGIVDLVSKRLSDNIAELFKKHSVSKGVKVITNGDRIFIDLYVILKYGVSIEAVAESIKKSVKYNVEKFTGMVVDSLNVNVVGIKV; encoded by the coding sequence ATGTCCGTTCATACAACTAACGCTTACGGCAAAATCTCTATTACCGAAGAAGCTATAGCACAGGTAGCTGGCTATACTGCGTTGGACTGCTATGGCATAGTTGATTTGGTTTCCAAAAGATTGTCAGATAATATAGCTGAACTTTTCAAAAAACACTCTGTGAGCAAGGGTGTTAAGGTTATTACAAACGGAGACCGAATTTTTATAGATTTGTACGTTATACTTAAGTATGGCGTTTCAATAGAAGCTGTTGCAGAGTCTATAAAAAAATCCGTAAAATACAATGTAGAAAAATTTACAGGGATGGTAGTTGATTCCCTCAATGTCAATGTTGTGGGAATTAAGGTCTAG
- a CDS encoding polysaccharide deacetylase family protein: protein MAQNTLKKEKYFIDVFCNIIIAVAVVFVFALSIKDDIAQVFKSDTPQAYYRGDTSKNNISLMINVYWGTEYIDGMLKVMDEENIKCTFFIGGSWAANNGEVLKEIAAHGHEIANHGYFHKDHKTLSRERNKEEIYVTEKVIESTCGIKTTLFAPPSGSYNKLTLDVAAELGYKTIMWSRDTIDWRDKDTSLIYKRATSKAANGDLILMHPTKNTLEALPNIIKTLKEKGFNLVTVSENISTLKSV, encoded by the coding sequence ATGGCGCAAAACACGTTAAAAAAAGAAAAATATTTTATTGATGTTTTTTGCAATATTATTATAGCTGTTGCTGTGGTTTTTGTTTTTGCATTATCTATAAAAGACGACATTGCACAGGTTTTTAAAAGTGATACTCCTCAGGCATATTATCGCGGTGACACTTCAAAAAATAATATAAGTCTTATGATTAATGTGTATTGGGGGACAGAATATATTGATGGTATGCTAAAAGTTATGGATGAGGAAAATATAAAATGCACATTTTTCATAGGCGGAAGCTGGGCAGCAAATAATGGTGAAGTGCTAAAAGAAATTGCGGCTCATGGACATGAAATTGCTAATCATGGCTATTTTCACAAAGATCACAAAACGCTTTCTAGAGAAAGAAATAAAGAAGAAATATATGTAACCGAAAAGGTAATTGAAAGCACTTGTGGAATAAAAACCACATTATTTGCTCCGCCTTCTGGTTCTTATAATAAATTGACTTTAGATGTAGCCGCTGAGTTGGGTTATAAAACAATCATGTGGAGCAGAGATACAATAGATTGGCGTGATAAAGACACTTCATTGATATATAAGAGAGCTACATCTAAAGCGGCCAATGGAGACTTAATATTGATGCATCCTACCAAAAACACTTTAGAGGCCTTGCCAAATATTATAAAAACGCTAAAAGAAAAGGGTTTTAATCTGGTAACAGTGAGTGAAAATATTTCTACTTTAAAAAGCGTGTAA